A single window of Meiothermus sp. DNA harbors:
- a CDS encoding MBL fold metallo-hydrolase: MAGAIQLSHQVAPGIFAIPVPIPYPFKYVNCYLLHPNPGSSDGPVLVDCALDTTEARAGLEAALREHGLEFSDLEHLVITHHHPDHYGLAGLIEAQGPRVWMLDVELERGQVFWTEPERMNQIGQQLFRQHGVGEQYLADLGQEMAKTRSRVHPAQNPQTFRDGETLQLAGMPYRVVWTPGHADGHAMLLREDDGVLLAGDQILERISPNIGIWAYSYANPLKHYFESLEKTAALGASRALPGHYRPILDIAGRVAELRAHHLERLEFLAVLIGHQPQTCWQLSLSLFPGDLNLAQRRFAWSETLAHLEYLVAEGKVKRLEENGIVHYSR; encoded by the coding sequence ATGGCCGGGGCCATTCAACTTTCCCACCAGGTTGCACCGGGTATTTTCGCGATACCTGTTCCCATTCCCTACCCCTTCAAGTACGTAAATTGTTATCTCTTACACCCCAACCCGGGTTCTTCCGACGGCCCGGTACTGGTAGATTGCGCTCTGGACACCACCGAAGCGAGGGCCGGCCTGGAAGCGGCCCTGCGCGAGCACGGGCTGGAATTCAGCGACCTCGAGCACCTGGTAATTACCCACCACCACCCCGACCACTACGGCCTGGCCGGCCTGATAGAAGCCCAGGGCCCCAGGGTATGGATGCTGGATGTGGAGCTAGAGCGCGGGCAGGTCTTCTGGACAGAGCCCGAACGCATGAACCAGATCGGCCAGCAACTATTTCGGCAACATGGGGTCGGTGAGCAATACCTGGCCGACCTGGGCCAGGAGATGGCCAAAACCCGCAGCCGGGTGCACCCCGCGCAGAACCCCCAGACCTTCCGCGATGGCGAGACCCTCCAGCTGGCAGGTATGCCCTACCGGGTGGTCTGGACACCCGGCCATGCCGACGGCCACGCCATGTTACTGCGCGAGGACGATGGGGTGCTGCTGGCCGGGGATCAAATCCTGGAGCGCATCTCCCCCAACATCGGCATCTGGGCCTACTCCTATGCCAACCCCCTAAAGCACTACTTCGAGTCGCTGGAAAAAACCGCCGCCCTGGGGGCCTCGAGGGCCTTGCCGGGACACTACCGGCCCATCTTGGATATTGCGGGGCGGGTGGCCGAGCTTCGGGCGCACCACCTGGAACGGCTCGAGTTTTTAGCAGTCCTGATCGGCCATCAACCCCAAACCTGCTGGCAGCTATCGCTCTCGCTCTTCCCAGGCGACCTTAACCTGGCCCAGCGGCGCTTTGCCTGGTCGGAGACTTTGGCCCACCTAGAGTATCTGGTAGCCGAAGGAAAGGTAAAGCGGCTCGAGGAAAACGGGATTGTTCATTACAGCCGATAG
- a CDS encoding dodecin, translating to MSKVYKKVELVGSSAESLEDAIKVALARARKTLRNLDWFEVKEIRGSLTDGYVNTYQVTLLVGFRLEEE from the coding sequence ATGAGCAAGGTCTATAAAAAGGTGGAGCTGGTCGGCAGCAGTGCAGAGAGCCTCGAGGACGCTATCAAGGTGGCGTTGGCGCGGGCCCGCAAAACCCTGCGCAACCTGGACTGGTTCGAGGTCAAGGAGATTCGCGGCAGCCTGACCGACGGCTACGTGAACACCTACCAGGTGACGCTCCTGGTGGGATTCCGGCTCGAGGAGGAGTAG
- a CDS encoding gamma-glutamyltransferase family protein, which produces MNLNQYPYPSRRNVVAGKRGAVATSQPQAALAGMEMLLAGGNAVDAAVAMAIALTVLEPTSNGIGSDAFALVHDGQKLHGLNANGMSPAGLDFATFAQSGQVPTRGWLPVTVPGAPSAWRMLHEKFGKLPFEQLFAPAIRYAEEGFAVTPEVGRTWPRIEAVYGPLQDPCFQPFKAVFMPGGRAPRPGDLWHSPRHAETLREIARTGAESFYRGKLAAQMADFAAATGGFLTRADLAAYRSEWVEPLSVRYRGLEVHEIPPAGQGIAALMALKILEGFELGRYPRDSVEGFHLQIEAMKLAFADVQKYVADPRFMPVSPAELLSADYLAQRRRLIGERALPVQAGAPKGGTVYLAAADGELQVSLIQSNYMGFGAGIVVDGTGISLQNRGACFVLEEGHPNQYAPAKKPFHTIIPGFLTRDGKPLGPFGVMGGHMQPQGHLQVVVNLEDYGMNPQAALDAPRWQWTRNQQVELELSLPSHLVWGLKERGHEVVLQSEWASFGRGQVILKPADAFLAATEPRADGMALAW; this is translated from the coding sequence ATGAACCTCAACCAGTATCCCTATCCCTCCCGTCGCAATGTGGTGGCCGGCAAGCGGGGCGCAGTGGCGACCAGCCAGCCCCAGGCCGCCCTAGCCGGCATGGAGATGCTTTTGGCCGGGGGCAACGCGGTGGATGCCGCGGTGGCCATGGCCATTGCCCTGACGGTGCTCGAGCCCACCTCCAACGGCATCGGTTCCGACGCTTTTGCCCTGGTGCACGACGGCCAGAAGCTTCACGGTCTGAACGCCAACGGGATGAGCCCGGCGGGTCTGGACTTTGCCACCTTTGCCCAAAGCGGGCAAGTACCCACCCGGGGCTGGCTGCCGGTCACGGTACCCGGCGCGCCTTCGGCCTGGCGGATGCTGCACGAAAAGTTTGGCAAGCTGCCCTTCGAGCAGCTCTTCGCCCCGGCCATCCGCTACGCCGAGGAGGGTTTTGCCGTCACGCCCGAGGTTGGGCGCACCTGGCCCCGCATCGAAGCCGTATATGGCCCTCTGCAAGACCCCTGTTTTCAGCCCTTCAAGGCGGTCTTCATGCCGGGGGGAAGGGCGCCCCGGCCTGGTGATCTCTGGCACAGCCCGCGCCATGCCGAAACCCTGCGGGAGATTGCCCGCACCGGCGCGGAGAGTTTTTACCGGGGCAAGCTGGCCGCTCAGATGGCCGACTTTGCTGCCGCCACCGGGGGTTTTTTGACCCGGGCCGACCTGGCCGCCTACCGTTCGGAGTGGGTGGAGCCGCTCTCGGTGCGCTACCGGGGGCTCGAGGTGCACGAGATACCCCCGGCCGGGCAAGGCATTGCCGCCCTGATGGCCCTGAAAATCCTGGAGGGCTTTGAGCTAGGGCGGTATCCGCGCGACTCGGTGGAGGGCTTTCACCTCCAGATCGAGGCCATGAAGCTGGCTTTTGCCGACGTGCAAAAGTACGTGGCCGACCCTCGCTTCATGCCCGTCTCGCCTGCCGAGCTGCTTTCTGCAGACTACCTGGCCCAGCGCCGCAGGCTAATTGGCGAGCGGGCGCTGCCTGTGCAGGCTGGTGCGCCCAAAGGCGGCACCGTCTATTTGGCCGCCGCCGATGGCGAGCTGCAGGTTTCCCTGATTCAGTCCAATTACATGGGCTTTGGGGCGGGGATCGTGGTGGATGGTACCGGCATCTCGCTACAGAACCGAGGGGCCTGTTTTGTGCTGGAGGAGGGGCACCCCAACCAGTATGCCCCGGCCAAGAAGCCCTTCCACACCATCATTCCGGGCTTTCTGACCCGCGATGGCAAGCCCTTGGGGCCTTTTGGCGTGATGGGGGGGCACATGCAGCCCCAAGGGCACCTGCAGGTGGTGGTGAACCTGGAAGACTACGGCATGAACCCCCAGGCGGCTCTAGACGCGCCCCGCTGGCAGTGGACGCGCAACCAGCAGGTGGAACTCGAGCTCAGCCTACCCTCCCATCTGGTATGGGGCCTCAAAGAGCGTGGCCACGAGGTGGTTTTGCAGAGCGAGTGGGCCTCGTTTGGCCGGGGTCAGGTCATTCTGAAACCAGCAGATGCTTTCTTGGCGGCCACCGAGCCCCGCGCCGACGGCATGGCCCTGGCCTGGTGA
- a CDS encoding ABC transporter permease yields MNNRTLRAFLANRLAIAGMVILLLLVLGAIFAPTLVPYSPTATDFSALQQGPSAKHWFGTDQLGRDILSRVFYGARVSLAAGLVSVVIALVLGGLIGLIAGFYGGWIDDVLMRLTDAMLAFPFLVLAIALAAVLGPSLQNTMLAIGVVTTPVFARLIRGQVLAERPRDYVQAAVALGGGDGRIIVRHLLPNILGPLIVQVSLSTATAVLAEATLSFLGLGVQPPTPSWGSMLNDARGYLSQAPHMALFPGLAIFLAVLAFNLIGDGLRDAFDPRMKK; encoded by the coding sequence ATGAACAACCGCACGCTCCGTGCCTTTCTTGCTAACCGCCTGGCTATCGCCGGGATGGTCATCTTGTTGCTGCTGGTGCTGGGGGCTATCTTCGCGCCCACCCTGGTGCCCTATAGTCCCACCGCCACCGACTTCAGCGCCTTGCAACAGGGGCCTTCGGCCAAGCACTGGTTTGGCACCGACCAGCTGGGGCGAGACATCCTCTCGAGGGTTTTCTATGGAGCTCGAGTCTCGCTGGCGGCGGGCCTGGTCTCGGTAGTAATTGCGCTGGTGCTGGGGGGTCTGATTGGCCTCATCGCTGGCTTTTACGGCGGATGGATCGATGATGTGCTGATGCGCCTGACCGATGCCATGCTGGCTTTCCCCTTTCTGGTGCTGGCCATTGCCCTGGCTGCCGTTCTGGGGCCGAGTCTGCAAAACACTATGCTGGCCATTGGGGTCGTCACAACGCCTGTGTTTGCTCGCCTGATTCGGGGACAGGTGTTGGCCGAGCGCCCCCGCGACTACGTGCAGGCGGCGGTGGCCCTGGGCGGGGGTGATGGTCGCATCATCGTGCGGCACCTACTTCCCAACATCCTGGGGCCGCTGATTGTGCAGGTGAGTTTGAGCACCGCCACCGCGGTTCTGGCCGAGGCCACGCTGTCCTTCCTGGGGTTGGGGGTACAGCCGCCCACCCCTTCGTGGGGTTCGATGCTCAACGACGCTCGAGGCTACCTCAGCCAGGCTCCCCACATGGCCCTTTTCCCCGGCTTGGCCATTTTTCTGGCGGTGCTGGCCTTCAACCTGATCGGGGACGGCCTGCGCGATGCCTTCGATCCGCGCATGAAGAAATAG
- a CDS encoding ABC transporter permease, which yields MFFFVLRRLVGGLPTLLLVTVMVFALTRVLPGDPARLLLGEEATPELVAQIREELGLNRPILVQYADWLWSLMQGDLGRSIRGNEQVAPIIWQKLPTTLELSFFSLLVAILIGIPAGVLAALRRNTVADAGVTVLALSGISIPNFFLGILLIYLFSIRLAWIPPSGYVEPWVDLQKNLLLMLMPALTLGTALAGAIARFTRNSMLEVLSQDYVRTARAKGLEGRVVVYKHALRNAAIPVVTVIGLQLGGLLGGAVVTEQVFSIPGFGRLLVDSVFNRDFPVLQAVVLISALAVFLINVLTDLLYAAIDPRIRYH from the coding sequence GTGTTCTTCTTCGTCCTGCGGCGTCTGGTGGGTGGGTTGCCCACCTTGCTCCTGGTCACGGTGATGGTGTTTGCCCTGACCCGGGTTCTGCCGGGTGACCCTGCACGGTTGCTGCTGGGCGAGGAGGCCACGCCGGAGCTGGTGGCTCAGATACGCGAAGAGTTAGGGCTCAACCGGCCCATCCTGGTGCAGTACGCCGACTGGCTGTGGAGCCTGATGCAGGGCGATCTAGGGCGTTCGATTCGGGGCAACGAACAAGTGGCCCCAATCATCTGGCAGAAGCTGCCCACCACCCTCGAGCTCAGCTTTTTCTCGCTTCTGGTGGCCATCCTGATTGGTATTCCGGCAGGGGTGCTGGCCGCCTTGCGAAGAAACACTGTTGCCGATGCCGGCGTGACCGTGCTGGCCCTTTCGGGCATCTCGATTCCCAACTTTTTCCTGGGTATCCTGCTGATCTACTTGTTCAGCATCCGACTGGCTTGGATTCCCCCTTCGGGCTACGTCGAGCCCTGGGTCGACCTGCAAAAAAACCTGCTGCTGATGCTGATGCCTGCCCTCACCCTGGGTACGGCGCTGGCCGGTGCGATTGCCCGCTTCACCCGCAACAGCATGTTGGAGGTACTCTCGCAGGACTATGTACGTACCGCAAGAGCCAAGGGTCTGGAAGGCCGGGTAGTGGTCTACAAGCACGCCCTGCGCAACGCGGCCATTCCCGTCGTGACCGTGATCGGATTACAACTTGGCGGCCTGTTGGGCGGGGCGGTGGTCACCGAGCAGGTCTTTTCGATTCCCGGCTTTGGGCGCTTGCTGGTGGACTCGGTTTTCAATCGCGACTTCCCGGTCTTGCAGGCGGTGGTGCTGATTTCGGCTCTGGCGGTCTTTCTGATTAACGTGCTTACCGACCTCTTGTATGCGGCCATTGACCCGCGCATCCGCTACCACTGA
- a CDS encoding ABC transporter substrate-binding protein, with product MKQWLAAVVLWSLGGLGLAQTVTVGLDADPPNLDPLLSSALVDRQVHNQIYDKLVDLDENLRIVPMLATSWRVEENGTVYVFTLRQGVKFHDGTDFNAEAVKFNLDRYRSAPGSRRSGELSLITNVQVVNPTTVRVILKEPFAPFLAILSDRSGMMVSPTAVQRLGAEFGNNPVGTGPFKFVERRRQDRIVLARNENYWQRGFPRIEQLVYRPFPDDDVRVANLLSGAVSIITPVAAKDLAAIRNNPNLTVNNFPGIGYQGIWLNHTRGPFTNKALRQAFAATIDRDVVDRVVFLGTALPSNGPFPPGTLAHDKSIAVPKRDLALARQKLAEGGRPQGFSFTLTIAPGPVLAQLAQVYQAMAAEAGIQVRIEQVEFGTLLDRAAKLELEAVAVGWSGRPDPDGNIYDFVRCKAANNYSGYCNARVDNLLNRARTVRLPEARRDLYSQITKIIQEDLPYIYVYHPQTTIGLSRRLSGIPVIPDGILRFRGASLGGQ from the coding sequence ATGAAACAGTGGTTGGCAGCAGTTGTTCTTTGGAGCCTGGGGGGTCTGGGGCTGGCCCAGACCGTCACGGTGGGGTTGGACGCCGATCCACCCAACCTCGACCCCCTACTTTCTTCCGCCCTGGTCGATCGGCAGGTGCACAACCAGATCTACGACAAACTGGTAGACCTAGACGAAAACCTGCGCATCGTGCCCATGCTGGCGACCAGTTGGCGGGTGGAGGAAAACGGAACCGTGTATGTCTTCACCCTGCGCCAGGGGGTCAAGTTCCACGACGGCACCGACTTCAACGCCGAGGCGGTCAAGTTTAACCTCGACCGTTACCGCAGCGCACCGGGTTCGCGTCGCTCGGGTGAACTTTCGCTCATCACCAACGTGCAGGTGGTCAACCCCACTACTGTGCGGGTGATCCTGAAGGAGCCCTTTGCGCCCTTCCTGGCCATCCTCTCCGACCGCTCGGGTATGATGGTCAGTCCCACCGCCGTCCAGAGGCTGGGGGCCGAGTTCGGCAACAACCCGGTGGGAACGGGCCCCTTCAAGTTTGTGGAGCGTCGGCGGCAAGACCGTATTGTGCTGGCCCGCAACGAAAACTACTGGCAGCGCGGCTTTCCCCGCATCGAACAACTGGTCTATCGCCCGTTCCCCGACGATGATGTGCGGGTGGCTAACCTGCTTTCAGGGGCAGTGAGCATCATCACCCCGGTGGCTGCCAAGGATCTGGCGGCCATCCGCAACAACCCTAACCTGACCGTCAACAACTTCCCCGGTATCGGCTACCAGGGCATCTGGCTCAACCACACCCGGGGCCCCTTCACCAACAAAGCCCTGCGTCAGGCTTTTGCCGCCACCATTGACCGCGACGTAGTCGATCGGGTGGTGTTCCTGGGCACCGCCCTCCCCTCCAACGGGCCCTTCCCCCCCGGCACCCTGGCCCACGATAAGAGCATTGCGGTACCCAAGCGCGACCTGGCCCTGGCCCGGCAAAAGCTGGCCGAAGGAGGTCGGCCCCAAGGGTTCAGCTTTACCCTGACCATTGCCCCAGGCCCGGTGCTGGCCCAACTGGCCCAGGTCTATCAGGCCATGGCCGCCGAGGCCGGTATTCAGGTTCGCATCGAACAGGTGGAGTTTGGCACCCTGCTCGATCGGGCGGCCAAACTGGAGCTCGAGGCCGTGGCGGTGGGCTGGAGTGGTCGCCCCGACCCCGACGGCAACATCTACGACTTTGTGCGCTGTAAAGCCGCCAACAACTACTCCGGCTACTGCAACGCTCGAGTGGACAACCTGCTAAACCGGGCCCGCACCGTGCGCTTGCCGGAAGCCCGCCGCGACCTGTACAGCCAGATCACCAAAATCATCCAGGAAGACCTGCCCTACATTTACGTGTACCATCCCCAGACCACCATCGGCCTGAGCCGCCGCCTGAGCGGAATTCCGGTCATCCCCGATGGCATCCTGCGCTTCCGGGGTGCGAGCCTGGGCGGTCAGTAG
- a CDS encoding FadR/GntR family transcriptional regulator — MMRPTRIPEKLAKDLEQLLQDGVWRPGDQLPGERDLASRFGVSRSSVREALRILELHGWVDIRQGDGTRVAYPSESFGRRLRSRLHEEDFIAELFEVRRILEPAVAELAAERSDAKGIQRLEELLSLQQSSTTDLYRFVELDLDFHKTLAELSQNAVLSEIVVLLAAELRQTRLTATAKRFRPQSTLAEHRKILEAIRASNPEAARKAMLAHLNTVERSAKTKEVGR, encoded by the coding sequence ATGATGCGCCCGACTCGAATTCCCGAGAAACTGGCCAAAGACCTCGAGCAACTGCTCCAGGATGGCGTATGGCGGCCCGGCGACCAACTGCCGGGGGAGCGCGACCTGGCTAGCCGCTTTGGGGTAAGCCGTTCCTCGGTGCGGGAGGCCTTGCGAATCCTCGAGCTCCACGGTTGGGTAGACATCCGCCAGGGGGACGGGACGCGGGTGGCCTATCCCTCAGAGAGTTTTGGCCGTCGCCTGCGCTCGAGGCTGCACGAAGAAGATTTCATTGCTGAGCTGTTTGAAGTGCGGCGCATCCTGGAACCGGCGGTGGCTGAATTAGCGGCAGAGCGGAGCGATGCCAAGGGAATCCAGCGCCTTGAAGAACTACTCTCCCTGCAACAATCGTCAACCACCGATCTGTACCGATTTGTGGAACTGGATCTGGATTTTCACAAGACCCTGGCCGAACTGAGCCAGAACGCGGTGTTGAGCGAGATTGTGGTTTTGTTGGCAGCAGAGCTACGCCAGACCCGCCTGACGGCCACGGCCAAGCGCTTCCGACCGCAATCCACCTTGGCCGAACACCGCAAAATCCTCGAGGCTATTCGGGCTTCCAATCCCGAGGCAGCCCGTAAAGCCATGTTGGCCCACTTGAATACCGTTGAACGCTCGGCAAAAACCAAGGAGGTAGGCAGATGA
- a CDS encoding TIGR00282 family metallophosphoesterase has protein sequence MRVLFVGDVFGDPGLRAVAMHLPDLRPHYDLVIVNGENAHHGKGLSKPAYRKLREAGADLITLGNHAWDHKDVYELIQTEPIIRALNYPPGTPGQGHWVLEAGGERLLVMQVMGQVDMGLNLYDPFRTTEALLAQVPHDYALLEVHAEATSEKYALGHYLGGKVSALLGTHTHVQTADAGFLANGTALQCDVGMTGPIHSIIGGEIESFLGRFITQRPTPFKAATGRAMFCATELVLEGGKCVQIRPLRWDEPE, from the coding sequence ATGCGTGTTTTGTTTGTTGGGGATGTTTTTGGCGACCCCGGCCTGCGGGCAGTGGCGATGCACCTGCCCGACCTGCGCCCCCACTACGACCTGGTAATCGTCAACGGCGAAAACGCCCACCACGGCAAGGGTCTGTCTAAACCCGCTTATCGAAAATTGCGAGAGGCCGGGGCCGACTTAATTACCCTGGGCAACCACGCCTGGGATCACAAAGACGTCTATGAACTCATCCAGACCGAGCCCATCATCCGGGCCCTCAACTACCCCCCCGGTACCCCTGGCCAGGGGCACTGGGTACTGGAAGCCGGCGGAGAACGGCTGCTGGTGATGCAAGTGATGGGGCAGGTGGATATGGGCCTGAACCTGTACGACCCGTTTCGCACCACTGAGGCCTTGCTGGCCCAGGTGCCGCACGATTATGCCTTGCTCGAGGTACACGCCGAGGCCACCAGCGAGAAATATGCCCTGGGGCACTACCTGGGAGGCAAGGTATCGGCCCTCTTGGGCACCCATACCCACGTCCAGACCGCCGACGCGGGCTTCTTGGCCAACGGAACCGCCCTTCAGTGTGATGTGGGTATGACTGGCCCCATCCACTCGATTATCGGCGGCGAGATTGAAAGCTTTCTGGGGCGTTTTATTACCCAGCGGCCCACGCCCTTCAAGGCTGCCACGGGACGGGCCATGTTCTGTGCCACCGAACTGGTGTTGGAGGGCGGTAAGTGTGTGCAAATCCGGCCCCTGCGGTGGGACGAGCCGGAGTAG
- a CDS encoding thioredoxin domain-containing protein: protein MPNRLAHESSPYLLQHAHNPVDWYPWGEEAFAKARSENKPIFLSVGYATCHWCHVMERESFEDPEVAAFLNAHFVPIKVDREELPDVDHVYMSALQAMTGSGGWPMNMFLMPDLRPFFGGTYWPPQDRQGFPSFRRVLVGVHQAWLNQQKEVLENAEQLTAYLQEQLQPRGGTLPEDLHAVALTGLSRAFDPAYGGFGGAPKFPQSPALAYLLSHAWLGDATAWKHLQLTLERMAEGGLYDQVGGGFHRYAVDHIWRVPHFEKMLYDNAQLARIYAGASRLGQASEAQARLYRRIAKETLDYVLREMTGPEGGFYSAQDADSEGVEGKFYVWQEAEIREILGPEADAAIQLFGVSQAGNWEHTNILERRFPDEALMQHLGLGPEAYQNWVESVRKRLYEARRQRIPPLTDDKVLADWNGLMLRALADAGRWLDEPGYLEAARKNARFVLKVMYQDGLLRHTWRGGLLKPQAYLSDQAHYGLGLLALFEATGEGEWLEAARRLAEAILTHFKEPEGGFRDSLDPTLPVKARDAYEGPYPSGSASAAELLFRLAALYERPDWHQVALSAVELFAQSLVRNAFGFPALLQAHLVGTQGTELALVAPSELVEPVRRWFLPLTTLVYGSPDLLPVLQNRLPRLAYLCRQGACRLPADSLERLWGELEAIYPGISAPTKA, encoded by the coding sequence GTGCCTAACCGCTTAGCTCATGAAAGCAGCCCCTATCTGCTGCAGCACGCCCACAACCCGGTGGACTGGTACCCCTGGGGCGAGGAGGCTTTTGCAAAAGCCCGCAGCGAGAACAAGCCCATTTTTCTCTCTGTGGGCTACGCTACTTGCCACTGGTGTCACGTGATGGAGCGGGAAAGTTTCGAAGATCCGGAAGTTGCGGCCTTTCTCAACGCCCATTTTGTGCCCATCAAGGTAGATCGAGAGGAACTGCCCGACGTGGATCACGTCTACATGTCGGCTTTGCAAGCCATGACCGGCTCGGGCGGCTGGCCCATGAACATGTTCCTGATGCCCGATCTGCGGCCTTTTTTTGGCGGTACTTACTGGCCGCCACAAGATCGCCAGGGCTTTCCCAGCTTCCGCCGGGTGCTGGTTGGGGTGCACCAGGCCTGGCTCAACCAGCAAAAAGAAGTGCTGGAAAACGCCGAGCAACTCACTGCCTACCTGCAAGAACAGCTCCAGCCTCGAGGGGGTACCCTGCCGGAAGACTTGCATGCCGTTGCGCTGACGGGGCTCTCCAGGGCCTTTGACCCGGCCTATGGTGGGTTTGGCGGGGCGCCCAAGTTTCCCCAGTCGCCGGCCCTCGCGTACCTGCTTTCGCACGCCTGGCTGGGGGATGCCACCGCCTGGAAGCACCTGCAACTAACGCTCGAGCGCATGGCCGAGGGGGGCCTCTACGACCAGGTGGGGGGTGGTTTTCACCGCTACGCAGTAGACCACATCTGGCGGGTGCCCCACTTCGAGAAGATGCTCTATGACAACGCGCAGTTGGCCCGCATCTACGCAGGCGCAAGCAGGCTGGGCCAGGCCAGCGAGGCGCAGGCCCGCCTTTACCGGCGGATTGCAAAGGAGACCCTGGACTATGTGCTGCGCGAGATGACCGGGCCGGAGGGTGGCTTCTACTCGGCCCAGGATGCCGACTCGGAAGGGGTGGAGGGCAAGTTCTACGTCTGGCAGGAGGCCGAAATCCGCGAAATCCTGGGGCCAGAAGCCGACGCGGCCATCCAGCTTTTTGGGGTTTCGCAGGCCGGCAACTGGGAGCACACCAACATCCTCGAGCGCCGCTTCCCCGACGAAGCCCTCATGCAGCATCTGGGCCTGGGGCCTGAAGCCTATCAAAACTGGGTCGAAAGCGTGCGCAAGAGGCTCTACGAGGCCCGCCGGCAACGCATTCCGCCCCTTACCGACGACAAGGTGCTGGCCGACTGGAACGGCCTGATGCTGCGGGCTTTGGCTGACGCGGGGCGCTGGTTGGACGAACCTGGATACCTCGAGGCCGCCCGAAAAAATGCCAGGTTTGTGCTGAAGGTGATGTACCAGGACGGTCTACTGCGCCATACCTGGCGCGGGGGTCTGCTGAAGCCCCAAGCCTATTTGAGTGATCAGGCCCACTACGGGCTAGGCCTGCTGGCACTCTTCGAGGCCACAGGGGAAGGGGAGTGGCTCGAGGCAGCGCGGCGTCTGGCCGAGGCCATCCTGACCCACTTCAAAGAGCCAGAGGGGGGCTTCCGCGACTCGCTCGATCCGACCCTGCCGGTCAAGGCTCGGGACGCCTACGAGGGGCCCTATCCATCGGGGAGCGCCTCGGCCGCCGAGCTCTTGTTCCGCCTGGCCGCGCTGTACGAACGCCCCGACTGGCACCAAGTAGCCCTGTCGGCAGTCGAGCTTTTTGCTCAGAGCCTGGTTCGCAACGCTTTTGGCTTTCCGGCTTTGCTACAAGCGCACCTGGTGGGCACCCAGGGCACCGAGCTGGCATTGGTAGCGCCGTCGGAACTCGTTGAGCCGGTGCGCCGGTGGTTCTTACCCCTCACCACCCTGGTCTATGGGTCGCCCGATTTGCTGCCGGTCTTGCAAAACCGCTTGCCGAGACTGGCCTACTTGTGCCGGCAGGGGGCTTGCCGGCTCCCTGCGGATAGCCTGGAGCGGCTCTGGGGCGAGCTCGAGGCCATCTATCCTGGCATAAGCGCGCCAACCAAAGCATAA
- a CDS encoding RDD family protein encodes MARLPLSSEALRYLSCRLLAGLIDLGVMSGLQFGIVGAARALFPPTVPGHHFSAEGLLLFGVFSPLAWFLYSVQPLTRSGATLGKEILGLRVVGQGGHHPTLLQAFVRESAGRWLNAMVLGLGLLFVFWDKDRQALHDMVADTFVVWTNTVPRTSHLLH; translated from the coding sequence GTGGCTCGCCTCCCGCTCTCGTCCGAGGCCCTCCGGTACCTGAGCTGCCGGCTATTGGCCGGCCTGATTGACCTGGGGGTGATGAGCGGATTGCAGTTTGGCATCGTGGGTGCGGCCAGGGCCTTATTTCCCCCCACCGTTCCAGGCCATCATTTTTCCGCCGAGGGCTTGCTTCTTTTTGGGGTGTTCTCGCCATTGGCCTGGTTTTTGTATTCGGTACAGCCCTTGACTCGGTCGGGCGCCACCCTGGGCAAGGAAATACTGGGGTTGCGGGTGGTTGGGCAAGGGGGTCACCATCCCACCCTGCTGCAAGCCTTTGTGCGCGAAAGCGCCGGGCGCTGGCTGAATGCAATGGTGCTGGGCTTGGGGTTGTTGTTTGTTTTTTGGGACAAAGATCGGCAAGCCCTGCACGATATGGTCGCAGATACTTTCGTAGTATGGACGAATACAGTACCCCGAACCAGCCATTTGCTACACTGA
- the clpS gene encoding ATP-dependent Clp protease adapter ClpS, whose amino-acid sequence MSDSNTKTRSQSKPATRTPPLYKVLLLNDDYTPMDFVVEVLMRFFKKSELEATRIMLQVHHAGVGVAGVYPFEIAETKVSQVMDAASAEGHPLQCIMEPE is encoded by the coding sequence GTGAGCGACAGCAACACCAAGACCCGTAGCCAGAGCAAACCCGCCACCCGCACCCCGCCTTTGTACAAGGTCTTGTTGCTCAACGACGACTACACCCCCATGGATTTCGTGGTAGAGGTCTTGATGCGGTTCTTCAAGAAAAGCGAGCTCGAGGCCACCCGCATCATGCTTCAGGTACACCACGCGGGGGTAGGCGTGGCAGGTGTTTACCCCTTTGAAATTGCCGAGACCAAGGTGAGCCAGGTGATGGATGCTGCTAGTGCCGAGGGGCACCCGCTGCAATGCATCATGGAGCCGGAGTAA